DNA from Verrucomicrobiales bacterium:
CATTGTGCCGTGTAACCCAGTCGCAACCGGATGCGCTCCATAAGATAAGCGTTGTCCACGTCGGCGTTGGTGTTGCGGAAGTCCAGGGAGCCCGGAGCTCCGGCGATGCCGAAATTATCCTTCAACTCATAGCGCATCCGTACCGACCCGCCAATATCCCAAGCCGCCGTGCCGGGGTCATCCTTGCGCAACCATTCGTTGATGAATCCTTGAAACGGCTTCGGCGGCGGAGGCGGCGCATACTGCGCCTGAAGCGAGCCGCTATGAACGAAGGCGAGCGCTCCCAGCGCGATCGGTGCGAGATGACGTGTGCGATGGTTGTTCATGAATGGGGACTAGGTTGGGTTGGGATCTCGTCCACCTATGCCTCTGGTCCGTCGGCCAGGCAGACGATGCGGTCGGATAGGAAAAACGCTTCAGCCACGTCGTGGGTGACCATGAGAGCAGTCCTCTGATCCCGCTTCCAGAGTGTCGAGTTAAAGCGGCTTGACGAACTCGATCGGCGCAGGCTTGACCACCGAGCAAGATTGTTTGGGACGCGCCGTGGGCACGAAACCCGGATCAGCGAAATCTCCCTTGCTGATACGAACCCGGAAGATATCCGGTCCTTGCTCCAAATATTCCCAGCGAAACGTGCCGGCGTACTCCCAGGCGAACTGGTAATAGAGTGGAACAGGGTCGTGATCATTCACCAGGAGGATGGCCGCCCCCGAACCTAGCTCCGTCCACATACCGAAAATCTTCGGGTGCCGTTCGCGCGGTGGCATCGTTCGGACGTCGATCAAGTGTTCAGACACAGTAGCATTCATGCTGTGAAGCTAGCCTTGTTTAAGGCAGCAGGCCTTGACTGGCATCAAGGTTTCGACTTGAAGTGCGCGCGAGGGGGGGGCCATGCCCGCGTTTCACTCACCGAGGTTGCGGCGCAGGAGCCCAGCAAGTTTCGCGGGGTTCAGCACACTGACGACCCGGCCTTTGACTTCGATCAGGTTCTGTTCCCGGAACTTGGCCAGCGTGCGCGAGAAGGTTTCACTGACCGTGCCAAGTTCAGAGGCAAGGTCGCGTTTGGTCATCGTCAGCTCGATTTTCAATGGCTTCT
Protein-coding regions in this window:
- a CDS encoding DUF2249 domain-containing protein, whose protein sequence is MNATVSEHLIDVRTMPPRERHPKIFGMWTELGSGAAILLVNDHDPVPLYYQFAWEYAGTFRWEYLEQGPDIFRVRISKGDFADPGFVPTARPKQSCSVVKPAPIEFVKPL